In a single window of the Dreissena polymorpha isolate Duluth1 chromosome 3, UMN_Dpol_1.0, whole genome shotgun sequence genome:
- the LOC127875064 gene encoding perlucin-like protein, translating into MMNIRICFLVAISVRVISGTGCEDGWIPYAGNCYHFSHDMESWIEAEGMCLHLGGHLVEINSRSENTFLQGWVDMLNTHFWAGATDLNVRGDWVWVTSKTHLSNTFSLWAPGEPNNLNGWEEHCLMLWTHVGWNDMKCSEHLNYICEAYGKP; encoded by the exons ATGATGAATATCAGAATATGTTTTCTGGTGGCGATTTCTGTTCGGGTCATCAGCGGAACAG GTTGCGAGGATGGATGGATACCGTATGCAGGCAACTGTTATCATTTCAGCCACGATATGGAATCGTGGATCGAGGCGGAG GGAATGTGCTTACACCTTGGAGGGCATCTTGTGGAGATCAACAGTCGAAGCGAAAATACGTTCTTACAAGGATGGGTCGACATGCTTAATA CACACTTTTGGGCTGGAGCAACAGATTTAAACGTCCGAGGCGACTGGGTATGGGTTACGTCGAAAACACATCTAAGTAACACATTTTCACTCTGGGCCCCAGGCGAACCCAATAATTTGAACGGATGGGAAGAACACTGCTTGATGCTTTGGACTCATGTGGGATGGAATGATATGAAATGTTCGGAACATTTAAACTACATTTGCGAGGCATACGG GAAACCATAA